The Bifidobacterium asteroides genomic interval TGGTCATGATCGGGGACCGCTGGTACCTGTACTGCACCGAGGATGGTCTGCCTGATTGGTCCTCGCACGCCTTCTACGTCTATGAATCCGGGGATCTATGCCACTGGACCTGCAGAAAAATCCTGGACCTGGACCAGGTTCCCTGGTGGCATGGGGGACAGGGCGCCTGGGCACCCTGCCTGCTGGTGCGCCAGGGACGCTGCATCCTGTATTTTGTGGCCGACGGGCAGATTGGCCAGGCTGTCGCTCCTGGGCCAGCTGGACCCTTCCGGGCGGCCCAGGAGCCTTTCATCGCTCGGGGGGACTATGACTGCCTGCCCATCGATCCCTCGGTCTTCGTGGATGACGACGATGTGCCCTATCTGCTCTGGGGCAATGGTCGTGCCTACATGGGGCGGCTGAGCCCGGACGGCCTGCGTCTGGAAGAGGGTTCGGTGCGCTCCGCCGTGCCCGACAACTTCCGCGAGGCCGTCACTGTTTGCCGACGGGGAGACACCTACTATGCCTCCTGGTCGGAGAACGACACCAGGGATCCGAGCTACCGGATCCGCTGGTCCAAGGCGCCATCGCTGGACGGGCCCTGGACCGCGCCCCAGGTCCTGATCAAGGCTGATCATTCCAAGGGGATCCTGGCTACAGGGCACCACTGCATCACCCGTGTGCCAGGCCAGGACGACTGGATCGTGGCCTACCACAGGTTCGCCAAGGACGGCCGGGGCGACGGCTGTCATCGCGAAATCGTCTTCGCTCCCTTGGATTTCGCCGATGACGGCGCCATGGTCCAG includes:
- a CDS encoding family 43 glycosylhydrolase, whose product is MASNPLHRYCADPDLVMIGDRWYLYCTEDGLPDWSSHAFYVYESGDLCHWTCRKILDLDQVPWWHGGQGAWAPCLLVRQGRCILYFVADGQIGQAVAPGPAGPFRAAQEPFIARGDYDCLPIDPSVFVDDDDVPYLLWGNGRAYMGRLSPDGLRLEEGSVRSAVPDNFREAVTVCRRGDTYYASWSENDTRDPSYRIRWSKAPSLDGPWTAPQVLIKADHSKGILATGHHCITRVPGQDDWIVAYHRFAKDGRGDGCHREIVFAPLDFADDGAMVQVRPQVGSYWYPARNPVTP